A single Pseudoalteromonas phenolica DNA region contains:
- a CDS encoding assimilatory sulfite reductase (NADPH) flavoprotein subunit, protein MLLSQLSAAASPLTQEQVQKLQGLVAELNPIQQAWVSGYLAANANTAALSGVVGGQAPAAGEAAALTILYGSQTGNAKGVANQLKAAAEAKGLAVKLVNMADYKPAQLKKEKFIAVAVSTYGEGEPPEDAENLHAFLASKKAPKLDGVKVAVIGLGDSSYEFFCQTAIDFEERFKALGAETVVARADLDVDYEDQATAWIGGAVDAFEPELKAQSQGSAQVIPMAGFGAAPAQSQYTKQNPFAAELSVVQKITGRDSTKDVRHIEISLEGSDITYLPGDSLGVYFLNDEALVDEILALLNIDGATEITLGEETLSIRTALIEKLELTQSYPGFVEKYAQATNNAELLKLVEDKAAMREYIEARQIFDIIKQNPSDISAQDLANSLRKLQARLYSIASSQAEVEEEVHLTVGLVEFDAFGEKHFGGCSGYLAHRAEEGVQVKVFSEHNDNFRLPSDDNTPVIMVGPGTGIAPFRAFLQERDAREAEGENWLFFGNPHFTQDFLYQVEIQGYVKSGLLNKVDLAFSRDQAEKVYVQDRLREKGEEVFAWLEKGAHFYICGDANCMAKDVHQALIDIIKAHGGKDDEQAESYLKALRSNNRYQKDVY, encoded by the coding sequence ATGTTGTTAAGTCAACTTAGTGCCGCGGCAAGCCCGCTGACACAAGAGCAAGTGCAAAAATTACAAGGTTTAGTGGCCGAGCTAAACCCAATACAGCAAGCTTGGGTAAGTGGTTACCTAGCTGCAAATGCAAATACAGCTGCATTAAGTGGTGTAGTGGGCGGTCAAGCGCCAGCTGCAGGCGAAGCGGCTGCACTCACCATTCTATATGGTTCGCAAACTGGTAATGCCAAAGGCGTTGCTAACCAGTTAAAAGCGGCTGCAGAGGCGAAAGGCCTGGCGGTTAAGCTGGTAAACATGGCTGACTACAAACCTGCTCAACTTAAGAAAGAAAAGTTTATTGCTGTTGCTGTTTCTACTTATGGTGAGGGTGAGCCACCTGAAGATGCTGAAAACCTACACGCATTCTTAGCTTCGAAAAAAGCACCAAAACTAGATGGCGTTAAAGTTGCGGTTATCGGTCTAGGTGATTCAAGCTACGAATTCTTCTGCCAAACGGCGATCGATTTTGAAGAGCGCTTTAAAGCACTAGGCGCAGAAACGGTGGTTGCTCGCGCTGACTTAGACGTTGATTATGAAGACCAAGCAACAGCTTGGATCGGTGGTGCAGTTGATGCATTCGAACCTGAGCTAAAAGCACAGTCACAAGGTTCAGCACAAGTTATTCCGATGGCTGGCTTCGGTGCAGCACCAGCACAGAGTCAATACACTAAGCAAAACCCATTTGCGGCAGAGCTAAGTGTGGTGCAAAAGATCACAGGTCGCGACTCTACAAAAGATGTTCGTCACATTGAGATTTCACTAGAAGGCTCTGATATCACGTATCTTCCAGGTGATTCTTTAGGTGTTTATTTCTTAAATGACGAAGCACTAGTAGATGAAATACTGGCACTATTAAACATTGATGGCGCAACTGAAATCACATTGGGTGAAGAAACGCTATCAATCCGTACAGCGTTAATTGAAAAACTAGAGCTAACTCAGTCTTACCCAGGTTTCGTTGAAAAATACGCACAGGCGACAAACAACGCTGAGCTATTAAAACTAGTTGAAGACAAAGCGGCTATGCGTGAGTACATCGAAGCGCGTCAAATCTTCGATATCATCAAGCAAAACCCAAGCGATATTAGCGCACAAGACCTAGCGAACAGCTTACGTAAGTTACAAGCACGTTTATATTCAATTGCTTCTAGCCAAGCTGAAGTGGAAGAAGAAGTGCACTTAACTGTTGGTTTAGTAGAGTTTGATGCCTTTGGTGAAAAACACTTTGGCGGTTGTTCTGGTTACCTTGCACACCGCGCAGAAGAAGGTGTACAAGTTAAAGTATTTAGCGAGCATAACGACAACTTCCGTTTACCAAGTGACGATAACACGCCAGTTATCATGGTAGGCCCAGGTACAGGTATCGCACCATTCCGTGCATTCCTACAAGAGCGTGATGCACGTGAAGCTGAAGGTGAAAACTGGTTGTTCTTCGGTAACCCGCACTTCACCCAAGATTTCTTATACCAAGTAGAGATCCAAGGTTATGTGAAGTCTGGCCTACTAAACAAAGTAGATCTTGCATTTAGCCGCGACCAAGCAGAAAAAGTATACGTGCAAGACCGTCTTCGCGAGAAAGGTGAAGAAGTATTTGCATGGTTAGAAAAAGGTGCACATTTCTACATTTGTGGTGACGCTAACTGCATGGCGAAAGACGTTCACCAAGCACTTATCGACATTATTAAAGCCCATGGTGGCAAAGATGACGAGCAAGCTGAAAGCTACTTAAAAGCGCTTCGCAGCAACAACCGTTATCAAAAAGACGTGTACTAG